From Coccinella septempunctata chromosome 4, icCocSept1.1, whole genome shotgun sequence, a single genomic window includes:
- the LOC123311671 gene encoding uncharacterized protein LOC123311671 codes for MDDNCMVMRAHFIAVELAGRLNTTYRRLLVEIWNDICPDRPTYAQLLSNRVRWILANQKLSRAELEYIKKGCFPSIMLEETEDPPETGRRKSSYGIRKSGLFVGEQEDGVIERSFEGNLMRFSGVAAESKPEIPRLKYSKMAYELVRKVDSVLPKHLTSVTTLEELVEVVYAGAVTVCETLGQRIGHQRDTPRTPMIPPWKLRLEQKITSLRKKIGIIHTYLNSGAPNTKVVKAVRKVASGARIKRRDPSFNEKIAIVSDQLKQKIKALGNRIRRYNERVKRYKNNNLFFKNQKQFFRTLEGEDAVDADQLRPQDAHGFWSGVWSQQGVHDERAYWMEEAESIIPNTTMDDIKVQQLDIVEILKSCNNWSSPGSDKIHNYWWKYFTNVHEKLALLLQETLNNPSLVPKFFTLGVTYLIPKGGDRKDPKNYRPITCLPSVYKILTGVLTKNINKHLREHNLMTEEQGGCRARTKGCKELLVMDHIITKQARKKLRNISVAWVDYRKAFDSVPHTWLLKVLEMHGISKKVIELMRHLMKN; via the coding sequence ATGGACGACAACTGTATGGTTATGCGTGCGCATTTTATTGCTGTGGAACTTGCTGGGAGACTTAACACCACCTATAGGCGCCTACTTGTAGAGATATGGAACGACATCTGCCCCGATCGACCGACATATGCGCAGTTACTCTCCAATAGGGTACGATGGATTCTGGCTAACCAAAAACTATCTCGCGCTGAACTAGAGTACATCAAGAAAGGCTGTTTTCCAAGTATTATGCTCGAAGAGACTGAAGATCCACCAGAAACAGGCCGAAGAAAATCGTCTTATGGAATAAGAAAAAGTGGCCTTTTTGTTGGAGAGCAAGAGGATGGCGTGATTGAGCGCTCTTTTGAGGGGAACCTGATGAGGTTTTCGGGAGTGGCAGCAGAGAGCAAGCCTGAGATCCCACGGCTGAAATACTCTAAGATGGCCTACGAACTGGTGAGGAAAGTTGACTCTGTTCTCCCAAAACACCTGACGAGTGTGACGACGCTTGAGGAGCTGGTGGAGGTTGTTTATGCGGGTGCTGTGACGGTCTGTGAAACGCTGGGGCAACGGATTGGTCACCAGCGGGATACACCGAGAACTCCCATGATCCCCCCTTGGAAGTTACGCCtggaacaaaaaattacatctttgagaaagaAGATAGGGATTATTCATACTTACCTTAACTCTGGGGCACCAAATACTAAAGTAGTTAAAGCTGTTAGAAAGGTAGCATCTGGAGCCCGTATCAAACGTAGGGACCCatctttcaacgaaaaaatagcTATTGTTTCCGATCaactaaaacaaaaaattaaggcATTAGGGAACCGTATTAGACGGTATAATGAAAGAGTAAAGCGCTACAAAAATAACAACctgtttttcaaaaatcaaaaacaattctTCCGTACTCTGGAGGGCGAGGATGCAGTGGACGCTGATCAATTAAGACCCCAGGATGCCCATGGTTTCTGGTCTGGAGTGTGGTCTCAGCAAGGAGTGCATGACGAGAGGGCGTACTGGATGGAGGAAGCAGAGTCAATTATCCCCAATACAACGATGGATGATATAAAGGTACAACAATTAGATATAGTAGAGATACTTAAGAGCTGTAACAACTGGTCATCTCCAGGTTCAGACAAAATCCACAACTATTGGTGGAAATACTTCACTAATGTTCATGAAAAACTTGCACTGCTTCTACAGGAGACCTTGAACAACCCCTCTCTAGTGCCTAAGTTCTTCACGCTAGGAGTCACATACCTCATTCCGAAGGGTGGCGATAGAAAAGACCCTAAAAATTACCGACCCATTACATGTCTACCATCGGTTTATAAAATACTTACGGGCGTCCTCACGAAAAATATTAACAAGCACCTAAGAGAGCACAATCTGATGACTGAAGAGCAAGGAGGCTGCCGAGCCAGGACAAAAGGCTGCAAGGAGCTTCTGGTCATGGACCACATCATCACCAAACAAGCGCGAAAAAAGCTTAGAAACATATCCGTGGCCTGGGTGGATTATAGGAAGGCTTTTGATTCCGTTCCCCACACGTGGCTATTGAAGGTCCTGGAGATGCATGGAATATCTAAAAAGGTAATTGAGCTGATGAGACACCTTATGAAGAACTAG
- the LOC123311672 gene encoding uncharacterized protein LOC123311672: protein MRSGGSMIKTGPIKINRGIFQGDTLSPIWFCLALNPLSLILRKTKYGYVINKNRQVSINHRFFMDDLKLYGANFEQLKRMLEIVASFSESIGMEMGVEKCAVLDVRRGRIQETEEGAILMNNITIPALSEDTPYKYLGIKQALEIKTPEMKESFKKKLLSRVGLLLRAKLNSKSLFTAINIWAISGMAYSFGILNWSLTDLRGLDRDIRSMLTKYGVHHPHSSTMRLYLPRHQGGRGLLSLEDVHGKNVCDLRQHFLRNNSPVFRAIREADDRISALKLSDAEYQVPRCTEGERIEEWNSKALHGRYPAHLKSEDVNRVESLTYLRAGYLFPETEGRLLAIQDQVVPTRMYMKHIAKQAVPSDRCRKCSRAAESIQHITSSCPILAPKDYLDRHNSMGRIYHQHIALKLGLLHDEIPQHLYQPKTLLQNQRYKLYWDATLITDRGVAHNRPDVALFDKEKETCLLLDFTVPADENLARAYSEKITKYHELAYQLREIHKLKSVGVLPLIISVNGLVEKHLPENTERLCLDRSVISSSQKQVMLGTARMVRRFLQGP, encoded by the coding sequence ATGCGATCGGGAGGCTCTATGATTAAAACAGGGCCAATAAAAATAAACCGGGGAATATTCCAAGGAGACACACTGAGCCCCATTTGGTTCTGTTTGGCACTCAACCCTCTCAGCCTAATTCTCAGGAAGACTAAATATGGATATGTAATCAATAAGAACAGACAAGTTTCTATTAACCACCGCTTTTTCATGGATGATCTGAAATTATATGGGGCAAATTTCGAACAACTTAAGAGAATGCTAGAAATAGTGGCATCCTTCAGTGAGTCAATTGGAATGGAGATGGGAGTCGAGAAATGCGCGGTCCTAGATGTCAGAAGGGGACGAATTCAGGAGACAGAGGAAGGAGCAATACTAATGAATAACATCACGATACCTGCCTTGAGTGAGGATACCCCATATAAGTACCTAGGAATCAAGCAAGCACTTGAAATAAAAACACCAGAGATGAAGGAATCTTTTAAAAAAAAGCTTCTGAGCAGGGTCGGATTGCTTCTTAGAGCTAAGCTCAACTCCAAATCTCTCTTCACAGCCATCAACATTTGGGCGATCTCAGGCATGGCTTATTCATTCGGCATCCTCAACTGGTCATTGACTGACCTCCGGGGTCTAGATAGGGACATAAGATCTATGTTGACGAAATATGGAGTACACCATCCCCACTCCTCGACTATGAGACTTTACCTCCCCCGACATCAAGGGGGGAGAGGACTGCTGAGTTTGGAGGACGTCCATGGGAAAAACGTGTGTGACTTAAGACAGCACTTCCTGAGGAATAACTCACCTGTGTTCAGGGCTATCCGCGAGGCAGATGACAGAATATCAGCATTGAAGCTCTCTGATGCGGAGTATCAGGTCCCCAGGTGTACCGAGGGAGAACGTATTGAAGAGTGGAACTCCAAGGCCTTACACGGCAGGTATCCGGCTCACCTGAAAAGTGAAGATGTGAATAGGGTGGAGTCCCTAACTTACCTGCGGGCTGGGTACCTGTTTCCAGAAACGGAAGGGAGACTCCTCGCTATACAAGATCAGGTGGTACCCACTAGAATGTATATGAAACATATTGCCAAGCAAGCAGTCCCATCCGACAGATGCCGAAAATGCTCTCGAGCAGCCGAATCCATCCAACATATTACCTCCTCATGCCCGATTTTGGCTCCCAAAGATTATCTCGATAGGCACAATTCAATGGGAAGGATATACCATCAACATATTGCTCTGAAGCTTGGGTTGCTGCATGATGAAATACCACAACACTTATACCAGCCGAAAACACTCCTGCAGAACCAGCGCTACAAGTTGTATTGGGACGCAACGCTTATAACCGACAGAGGGGTTGCGCACAATAGACCGGACGTTGCGCTCTTCGATAAGGAGAAAGAAACATGCCTGCTGCTGGACTTCACGGTTCCAGCGGACGAGAATCTAGCGAGAGCTTACTCGGAGAAGATAACAAAATATCATGAACTCGCTTACCAACTACGTGAGATTCATAAGCTTAAATCCGTTGGTGTGCTCCCGTTGATCATTTCAGTGAATGGTCTGGTCGAAAAACATCTGCCCGAAAACACTGAAAGACTTTGTCTGGACCGCAGTGTTATATCGAGTTCGCAGAAACAGGTGATGCTGGGTACGGCGAGAATGGTCAGAAGGTTTCTCCAAGGTCCGTAG